The following are encoded together in the Poseidonibacter lekithochrous genome:
- the aspA gene encoding aspartate ammonia-lyase gives METEVRQEHDLIGGKEISNEFYYGIQTLRAKENFNISGVPLANFPKLIVALAQVKKASALANNELGLLEEDLCNAICSACDEVSAKKYNEQFIVDVIQGGAGTSTNMNANEVITNIALEMMGHKKGEYEFLHPNNHVNMSQSTNDVYPTAVRLALYEYLCKLQNKMEILRDSFLNKSKEFDLIIKMGRTQLQDAVPMTLGQEFHSFALMIDDDLKIIEMAKDLVTQMNLGGTAIGTGINTDSKYASLVKTKLQEVTNRPFVTACDLVKATQDTSTFVQVSGVLKSIATKISKICNDLRLLSSGPRTGFNEINLPKMQPGSSIMPGKVNPVIPEVVNQVAFQVIGYDTTISMASEGGQLQLNVFEPIIAYNLFQSISMMCNAFEALAFKCVDGITANEERCKELVLNSIGLVTALNPYIGYQNATAVAKEALESNKSVYDIVLEKKLLSKEQLDEYLKPENMTHPTYSNECEI, from the coding sequence ATGGAAACAGAAGTTAGACAAGAACATGATTTAATAGGTGGAAAAGAGATCTCAAATGAGTTTTATTATGGTATTCAAACACTAAGAGCAAAAGAGAACTTCAATATCTCAGGAGTTCCTTTAGCCAACTTCCCAAAACTAATAGTAGCTTTAGCACAAGTAAAAAAAGCATCAGCATTAGCAAATAATGAATTAGGATTATTAGAAGAAGATTTATGTAATGCTATTTGTAGTGCTTGTGATGAGGTATCTGCTAAGAAATATAATGAACAATTTATTGTTGATGTTATTCAAGGAGGAGCAGGGACTTCTACGAATATGAATGCAAATGAAGTTATTACAAATATTGCATTAGAAATGATGGGACATAAAAAAGGTGAATATGAATTTTTACATCCTAATAATCATGTAAATATGAGTCAATCAACAAATGATGTTTATCCAACAGCAGTTAGACTTGCTTTATATGAGTATCTTTGTAAACTACAAAATAAAATGGAAATATTAAGAGATTCTTTTTTGAATAAATCAAAAGAGTTTGATTTGATTATCAAAATGGGAAGAACTCAGCTTCAAGATGCAGTTCCAATGACTTTAGGACAAGAGTTTCACTCTTTTGCTTTAATGATTGATGATGATTTAAAAATCATTGAAATGGCAAAAGATTTAGTAACTCAAATGAATTTAGGTGGTACTGCTATTGGAACTGGAATTAATACAGATTCAAAATATGCATCCCTAGTAAAAACAAAACTTCAAGAAGTAACAAATAGACCTTTTGTAACTGCTTGTGATTTAGTAAAAGCTACACAAGATACTTCTACTTTTGTGCAGGTATCAGGGGTTCTAAAATCTATTGCTACAAAAATATCAAAGATTTGTAATGATTTAAGATTATTAAGCTCAGGACCTAGAACTGGATTCAATGAAATCAATCTTCCGAAAATGCAACCAGGTTCTTCAATAATGCCTGGAAAAGTAAATCCTGTTATTCCAGAAGTTGTAAATCAAGTAGCCTTTCAAGTAATAGGTTATGATACTACTATCTCTATGGCAAGTGAAGGTGGACAATTACAACTAAATGTATTTGAGCCTATTATTGCTTATAATTTATTTCAATCAATTTCTATGATGTGTAATGCTTTTGAAGCTTTAGCTTTTAAATGTGTCGATGGAATTACTGCAAATGAGGAAAGATGTAAAGAATTAGTATTAAACTCAATAGGACTAGTTACTGCACTTAATCCATATATTGGATACCAAAATGCAACAGCAGTTGCAAAAGAAGCATTAGAGAGTAATAAAAGTGTATATGATATTGTTTTAGAGAAAAAATTATTAAGTAAAGAACAGCTTGATGAGTACTTAAAACCAGAAAATATGACACATCCTACTTATTCTAATGAGTGTGAAATCTAA
- a CDS encoding YebC/PmpR family DNA-binding transcriptional regulator translates to MGRAFEYRKASKMKRWGAMSRIFPKLAKAIEMAAKAGVPDPEMNSALRTAILNAKAENMPKTNIEAAIKRASGKDAANYTDVNFEGKGPHGVLIFVETATDNNTRTVANVKMHFNKNGGQMAPTGSLEFFFDRKALFEFEKTEEMDLEELELELIDAGLEEIEEDEEEGIVLVTADYKDFGTLNKAFEDMGIELKKAKLERISNNPQEFSDEQQEEISKLLEKLDEDDDVQAVFTNIG, encoded by the coding sequence ATGGGTAGAGCCTTCGAATATAGAAAAGCGTCAAAAATGAAAAGATGGGGAGCGATGTCTAGAATTTTCCCTAAACTTGCAAAAGCTATTGAAATGGCAGCAAAAGCGGGAGTTCCAGATCCTGAAATGAATTCAGCATTAAGAACTGCAATTTTAAATGCAAAAGCTGAAAATATGCCAAAAACAAACATTGAAGCAGCTATTAAAAGAGCAAGCGGAAAAGATGCAGCAAACTATACTGATGTAAACTTTGAAGGAAAAGGTCCTCACGGTGTTTTAATTTTTGTAGAAACTGCAACAGATAATAATACTAGAACAGTGGCAAATGTTAAAATGCACTTTAACAAAAATGGTGGACAAATGGCACCTACTGGTTCATTAGAATTTTTCTTTGATAGAAAAGCACTTTTTGAGTTTGAAAAAACTGAAGAAATGGATTTAGAAGAATTAGAATTAGAATTAATTGATGCTGGTTTAGAAGAAATTGAAGAAGATGAAGAAGAAGGTATTGTTTTAGTTACTGCTGATTACAAAGACTTTGGAACATTAAATAAAGCATTTGAAGATATGGGAATTGAACTTAAAAAAGCTAAGTTAGAAAGAATCTCAAATAATCCTCAAGAATTCTCAGATGAACAACAAGAAGAAATTTCTAAATTATTAGAAAAATTAGATGAAGATGATGATGTTCAGGCTGTATTTACAAATATAGGATAA
- a CDS encoding Ig-like domain-containing protein: MNRYQFIKSSCIAITTAVLLTGCGGGGGGSSSSSSSGSSTVSAKGYLIDAAVSGVKYINADGSTGFTNADGSFDYKTGTTRFYVGGIKIGEINQLSSDKKTFIQDIVGVSRSNISHPKVLKIATFLQSIDSDPSTNEIEIGNNFQKFNSVNDDISNDSSNVNTILSNKGFSVKSQFEVKKHLEDELKNNNIQVDITAPIVSSTNTTKRLNVSSNINIIFSENLLVETITSNNFELKKLNSDIVVSSSISYNSSTNTVSINPNANLDYNEQYILTIKTDVKDNSNNALRSELTYNFTTLSLPDDTKPSVTFTTESTNAVLNKALEIKFSEAIDNNLINSTNIILKDNGNNNIETTLDYNSVTNSVTITPKTSLKPDTEYTIKVKDTITDLAGNALETASNNEVSFNFTTINQVESTAPAISSSSLDSNANDIAINSNITLTFSKEVDIKTLENNIKLKKNGTNFDVSRTLTLVGNTVTINPVSDMSKNATYTLTVLNGITDIYANSLSDEKTYTFTTEQEVDNTRPVLVDSESTLNDNDKNVAINSNFSFTFNENLAENTLQNDGIVLEDINGNKTAITVTYTNKIININSNTDLKYATSYKLKLTSKITDVSGNEFDGMSGLSGLHDKVINFTTIANPSDTIAPTLVSPTNLGTVAKDAKIIVEFNEELKNITNSDLDIPSGYLFEKYENKKIYLKPTYNNYNTTYTLVLKASISDLANNTLGSNLSVTFKTVQEADTKAPEVLSSIPQDNIENVSIKKDLAITFNEALDSSSVNATNIQLVKKDNQSTNLISDSEVTYLNNVITVNPTSDLDLNTNYILLIKKDGVKDLATNKFEGSYGSDYKIDFKTRLIASTVNCDSGYVEHNNACYKINDDKKNFADAKTACEATSSKLINPKTLFYSGGWNSSLVGEFASNISLNIDKVYWTNDDNANQSYVIKKATFSFGNPWGSPSSTENTDNLHEYICVKK; encoded by the coding sequence ATGAATAGGTACCAATTCATTAAAAGTTCGTGTATAGCAATAACAACAGCTGTACTTCTTACTGGATGTGGCGGCGGTGGAGGTGGATCTTCTTCATCTTCATCAAGCGGTTCATCTACAGTTAGTGCGAAAGGATACTTAATTGATGCAGCTGTATCAGGGGTTAAGTATATTAATGCTGATGGTAGTACTGGTTTTACAAACGCTGATGGAAGCTTTGATTATAAAACTGGAACTACTAGATTTTATGTAGGTGGAATAAAAATTGGAGAGATAAATCAATTATCATCTGATAAGAAAACATTTATTCAAGATATTGTTGGTGTTTCAAGATCAAATATTTCACATCCCAAAGTTCTTAAGATTGCAACTTTTTTACAATCAATTGATAGTGATCCAAGCACAAATGAAATTGAAATTGGAAATAACTTCCAAAAATTCAATAGCGTAAATGATGATATATCTAATGATTCTTCAAATGTAAATACTATTCTTTCGAATAAAGGGTTTAGTGTAAAAAGTCAATTTGAAGTTAAAAAACATTTAGAAGATGAATTAAAAAACAATAATATTCAAGTTGATATAACAGCACCTATTGTATCAAGTACAAATACTACAAAAAGATTAAATGTAAGTAGTAATATTAATATTATATTCTCTGAGAACTTACTAGTAGAAACAATTACCAGTAATAATTTTGAATTAAAAAAATTAAATTCTGATATTGTAGTATCATCAAGTATTTCTTATAATAGTTCAACAAATACTGTAAGTATCAATCCAAACGCCAATCTAGATTACAATGAACAGTATATATTAACTATCAAAACAGATGTAAAAGATAATTCAAATAATGCACTAAGAAGTGAATTAACTTATAACTTTACAACATTAAGTTTACCTGATGATACAAAACCATCTGTAACATTCACTACAGAAAGTACAAATGCAGTACTAAATAAAGCCTTAGAGATTAAGTTCTCAGAAGCTATAGATAATAACTTAATTAATAGTACTAATATTATCCTAAAAGATAATGGAAATAATAACATTGAAACAACACTAGATTACAACAGTGTTACAAATAGTGTTACTATAACTCCTAAAACAAGTTTAAAACCTGATACTGAATATACAATTAAAGTAAAAGATACAATCACTGATTTAGCTGGAAATGCCCTTGAAACAGCATCAAACAATGAAGTCTCTTTTAATTTTACAACTATAAATCAAGTTGAATCAACAGCACCTGCAATTAGTTCTTCTTCGCTAGATTCAAATGCAAATGATATAGCTATAAATAGTAATATTACACTTACTTTTTCAAAAGAAGTGGATATTAAAACTTTAGAAAATAATATTAAACTAAAGAAAAATGGAACAAATTTTGATGTATCAAGAACACTTACTTTAGTAGGAAACACTGTTACAATTAATCCTGTTTCAGATATGTCTAAAAATGCAACTTATACTTTAACTGTACTAAATGGAATTACGGATATTTACGCTAATTCCCTAAGCGATGAAAAAACGTATACATTTACAACAGAACAAGAAGTTGATAATACTAGACCTGTATTAGTTGATTCAGAATCAACTCTAAATGATAATGACAAAAATGTTGCAATAAATAGTAATTTCTCATTTACTTTCAATGAAAATCTTGCTGAAAATACTTTACAAAATGATGGTATTGTATTAGAAGATATCAATGGAAATAAAACTGCTATTACAGTAACTTATACAAATAAAATAATCAATATCAATTCTAATACTGATTTAAAATATGCTACTTCATACAAATTAAAACTTACAAGTAAAATCACTGATGTCTCTGGAAATGAATTTGATGGAATGTCTGGATTATCAGGTCTTCATGATAAAGTTATAAATTTCACAACAATAGCAAATCCTAGTGATACTATAGCTCCTACTTTAGTTAGCCCTACGAACTTAGGAACTGTTGCAAAAGATGCAAAAATAATAGTTGAATTTAATGAAGAGCTGAAAAATATTACTAATTCAGATTTAGATATACCTAGTGGATATTTATTTGAAAAATATGAAAACAAAAAAATCTACTTAAAACCTACATACAATAACTATAACACAACATATACGCTTGTTTTAAAAGCTTCTATATCAGATTTAGCAAATAATACTTTAGGCTCTAATCTTTCTGTTACATTTAAAACAGTTCAAGAAGCAGATACAAAAGCTCCTGAAGTTTTAAGTTCTATTCCACAAGATAATATTGAAAATGTAAGTATTAAAAAAGACTTAGCAATTACATTTAATGAAGCATTAGACTCAAGTAGTGTAAATGCCACAAATATTCAGCTTGTAAAAAAAGATAATCAAAGTACAAATCTTATTTCAGATTCAGAAGTAACATATTTGAATAACGTTATTACAGTAAACCCTACTTCTGATTTAGACCTGAATACAAACTACATCTTACTTATAAAAAAAGATGGAGTAAAAGATTTAGCTACAAATAAGTTTGAAGGTTCATATGGTAGTGACTATAAAATTGATTTCAAAACCAGATTAATAGCTTCAACAGTAAATTGTGATTCTGGATATGTTGAACATAATAATGCTTGTTACAAAATCAATGACGATAAGAAAAACTTTGCTGATGCAAAAACTGCTTGTGAAGCTACTTCTTCTAAACTAATCAATCCAAAGACTTTATTTTATTCTGGAGGATGGAATTCATCATTAGTTGGTGAGTTTGCAAGTAATATCAGCCTAAATATAGACAAGGTTTATTGGACAAATGATGACAATGCAAATCAATCATATGTAATTAAAAAAGCTACTTTCTCTTTTGGTAACCCATGGGGAAGTCCTAGTTCTACAGAAAATACTGATAATTTACACGAATATATTTGTGTAAAAAAATAA
- a CDS encoding Ig-like domain-containing protein yields the protein MNKLYQGISIISASIILAGCGGGGGSDSTTSNSNSLSKSAQLIDAPIIGAKYVNEDGSTGKTVQDGTFNYTGGKVSFYIGQIKIGEINSLKDDNRVFLQDILNLQRDEKSDSKLLTSAQFLQSLDTDPSTDSIEIGSNFEKFDNDTYKNSDLKDLDVLTALKNNNIEIKELDDVKEHLDNSIKAYIKNNEDTNAPIIKSVSPQNDASEVLTNEDIIVEFSENISKESLLKSNVVLKDPLGNVVQTTKLVNKNQLVVKPSSTLNLNTKYTLELDKNIQDFAGNSLVSKKVVNFSTMSTKDTTAPYLWEMSPSANQEGFKISDDMVLKFSEKMNDDTINSANITLTKKDDANKIDLKIRHSNKIVTINPTVLLEPNTEYTLSISSNVTDANNNAYSARDINFTTNDTFSHNGFEYKIIQSPITGKHWLDRNLGATKVCEDKADEKCYGDYYQWGRLTNGHEKNSSEVFDASLNPLEKDVQSNGKFATWADDWRKNKNDDLWKGANAINAVCPTGYKVPSIDELLIETKHVNELQHPTQKVDGQYTNLTNFLKLPNNGFRHYISRTGHMDLRAYSGEIWSSTTNNVGLVNSLGFFPGGIYSTPVVRSFGKGVRCIKDYNDTVIPTVVSTTPQDNQTDVSIDTEFRVQFSKPFISSPSRSNILLLKDDKQIAVNILRNISNHSFVISPDKFQGDAGSGLSYDTEYKFVFKKDLYDVSGNTLAEDKVITFRTQKSPELRAATISKSLPKDNSTSFIRNENLRVTFSKELKVSTIDANIILKQGENVIASTKSYENRVVTINPTSSLDANTIYTIEVSTNLEDINNIKVAEKITSTFTTGETLAIEDTYGNIYKEITSPKTGKVWLDRNLGALKVCEDLNDNCNGDYFQWGRKANGHEKINAITSNIKLADDVQNNASFITSNDNRWSTKTDETLWNTDGANNVCPTGFIVPSSNDLENELEGFTRTNLFDNFLKISNNGRKHKNASMDGNSYSYFWTNTTTASNFGNAKAMKIQTLNAVIEDEALNSGLAIRCIKKD from the coding sequence ATGAATAAATTATATCAAGGAATTTCAATAATTTCTGCTTCAATCATTTTAGCTGGTTGTGGTGGAGGTGGTGGTTCTGATTCAACTACTTCAAACTCAAATTCATTATCAAAAAGTGCACAATTAATTGATGCCCCAATTATTGGCGCGAAATACGTAAATGAAGATGGATCAACAGGTAAAACTGTGCAAGATGGTACATTTAACTATACAGGTGGAAAAGTATCATTCTATATTGGACAAATTAAAATAGGTGAAATTAATTCACTTAAAGATGATAATAGAGTATTTTTACAAGATATTCTAAATTTACAAAGAGATGAAAAAAGTGATTCTAAACTATTAACTAGTGCGCAATTTTTACAATCACTGGATACAGATCCAAGTACAGACAGTATTGAGATTGGTTCAAACTTTGAAAAATTTGATAATGATACATATAAAAATAGTGACTTAAAAGATTTAGATGTTCTAACTGCTCTTAAGAACAATAATATTGAAATTAAAGAACTAGACGATGTAAAAGAACATTTAGATAACTCAATCAAAGCTTATATTAAAAATAATGAAGATACAAATGCACCAATTATTAAAAGTGTATCTCCTCAAAATGACGCTTCTGAAGTATTAACAAATGAAGATATTATTGTAGAGTTTTCTGAGAATATTTCAAAAGAAAGTTTATTAAAAAGTAATGTGGTTCTTAAAGATCCTTTAGGGAATGTAGTACAAACAACAAAATTAGTAAACAAAAATCAACTTGTAGTTAAACCATCAAGTACCCTTAATTTAAATACAAAATATACTCTTGAATTAGATAAAAACATTCAGGATTTTGCGGGTAATTCTCTTGTATCAAAAAAAGTAGTTAATTTCTCAACTATGAGTACGAAAGATACAACAGCACCATACTTATGGGAAATGTCACCATCTGCAAATCAAGAAGGCTTTAAAATTAGTGATGACATGGTATTAAAATTTTCTGAGAAAATGAATGATGATACTATCAATAGTGCAAATATCACTTTAACAAAAAAAGATGATGCAAATAAAATTGATTTAAAAATTAGACATTCAAATAAAATAGTGACGATAAATCCTACAGTTTTACTAGAACCAAATACAGAATATACACTTTCTATTAGCTCAAATGTTACAGATGCTAATAATAATGCATATAGTGCAAGAGATATTAATTTTACTACAAATGACACTTTCTCTCATAATGGTTTTGAATATAAAATTATTCAATCACCAATTACTGGTAAACATTGGTTAGATAGAAACTTAGGTGCTACAAAAGTTTGTGAAGACAAAGCAGATGAAAAATGTTATGGAGATTACTACCAATGGGGAAGACTAACTAATGGCCATGAAAAGAACTCAAGTGAAGTATTTGATGCATCATTAAACCCTCTAGAAAAAGACGTTCAATCAAATGGTAAGTTTGCAACTTGGGCTGATGATTGGAGAAAAAATAAAAATGATGATTTATGGAAAGGTGCAAATGCAATAAATGCAGTATGTCCTACAGGATATAAAGTACCAAGTATTGATGAGTTATTAATTGAAACAAAACATGTAAATGAGCTTCAACATCCTACACAAAAAGTAGATGGTCAATATACAAACTTAACTAACTTCTTAAAATTACCAAATAATGGATTTAGACACTATATTAGTAGAACTGGCCATATGGATTTAAGAGCTTATTCTGGTGAAATTTGGTCAAGTACTACAAACAATGTTGGATTAGTTAACTCTTTAGGATTCTTCCCAGGAGGTATTTATTCAACTCCAGTAGTTAGATCTTTTGGTAAAGGTGTTAGATGTATCAAAGATTATAATGATACTGTAATTCCAACAGTTGTATCAACTACACCACAAGATAATCAAACTGATGTATCTATTGATACTGAATTTAGAGTTCAATTCTCTAAACCATTTATTTCTTCACCATCAAGAAGCAATATTTTACTTCTAAAAGATGACAAACAAATTGCTGTAAATATTCTTAGAAATATTTCTAATCACTCATTCGTAATCTCTCCTGATAAATTTCAAGGAGATGCAGGGTCTGGGTTAAGTTACGATACTGAATATAAATTTGTATTTAAAAAAGATTTATATGATGTTAGTGGGAATACATTAGCTGAAGATAAAGTTATCACATTTAGAACACAAAAAAGTCCTGAGTTAAGGGCAGCAACTATTTCTAAATCTCTACCAAAAGATAATTCAACTAGCTTCATTAGAAATGAAAACCTAAGAGTTACTTTCTCTAAAGAATTAAAAGTAAGCACAATTGATGCAAATATTATTTTAAAACAAGGTGAAAATGTAATTGCAAGTACAAAATCATATGAAAATAGAGTTGTTACTATTAACCCTACTTCTTCATTAGATGCAAATACTATTTATACAATTGAAGTATCAACAAATCTTGAAGATATAAATAATATCAAAGTTGCTGAAAAGATCACAAGTACATTTACAACTGGTGAAACATTGGCTATTGAAGATACATATGGAAACATATACAAAGAAATCACATCTCCTAAAACTGGAAAAGTTTGGTTAGATAGAAACCTTGGCGCTTTAAAAGTTTGTGAAGACTTGAATGATAATTGTAATGGTGATTACTTCCAATGGGGAAGAAAAGCTAATGGTCATGAAAAAATCAATGCTATAACATCAAATATTAAACTAGCAGATGATGTTCAAAATAATGCTTCGTTTATTACATCTAATGATAATAGATGGAGTACAAAAACAGATGAAACACTATGGAATACTGATGGGGCTAACAACGTTTGTCCTACTGGATTTATTGTACCTTCATCAAATGATCTAGAAAATGAATTAGAAGGATTTACTAGAACTAATCTATTTGATAACTTCTTAAAAATCTCAAATAATGGTAGAAAACATAAAAATGCTTCAATGGATGGAAATAGTTATTCATATTTCTGGACAAATACTACAACAGCTAGTAATTTTGGAAATGCAAAAGCAATGAAAATTCAAACACTAAATGCAGTGATTGAAGATGAGGCATTAAATAGTGGTTTAGCTATTAGATGTATTAAAAAAGATTAA